One Etheostoma cragini isolate CJK2018 chromosome 6, CSU_Ecrag_1.0, whole genome shotgun sequence DNA window includes the following coding sequences:
- the si:dkey-199f5.8 gene encoding beta-1,4-galactosyltransferase 3: MVSIQSKWRYLFMFLGIQLVVMALLSREGYQKRVSYFIRIFRKSDSTGMTGRNHTAAGIAGGDVYANLSHLSRSHSHGDGIPYCPKTSPLIGGPIHVSFPSGLTLAEVQRKNPMVVRGGRYRPPDCEARHRTAIIIPHRNREHHLKFLLYYLHPFLQRQQLNYGIYVIHQAGNYTFNRAKLMNVGFREAMKEEDWDCLFFHDVDLIPEDDRNTYICDSNPKHAAIAMDKFGYKLPYKMYFGGVSALTPLHYLKMNGFPNNYWGWGGEDDDIGVRVTLGGMYITRPSLKVGRYKMIKHKLDKGNDVNPKRFNMLAKTRQTWKFDGMNTAEYETISRQYMPLYTNITVNIGTEAGLHPPPPPPTPHAKVAGKLAVKAPAEVPAKGSAKPPAKLKEGDSEKKSTLRDR, encoded by the exons ATGGTCAGTATCCAGTCCAAATGGCGCTACCTGTTCATGTTCCTGGGCATCCAACTGGTGGTCATGGCATTACTGTCCCGAGAGGGATACCAGAAGAGGGTTTCCTACTTCATCCGCATATTCCGCAAGTCTGACTCCACTGGTATGACAGGCCGCAACCACACAGCAGCAGGCATCGCTGGAGGGGATGTATATGCCAACCTCTCCCACCTATCCAGATCTCATAGCCATGGAGATGGCATACCTTACTGCCCGAAGACGTCCCCTCTTATAG GTGGGCCGATACACGTCAGCTTCCCATCAGGGCTCACTCTAGCAGAGGTTCAGAGGAAAAATCCAATGGTGGTGCGCGGAGGACGCTACAGGCCGCCTGACTGTGAGGCGAGGCACCGAACAGCCATCATCATTCCCCACAGAAACCGAGAACACCACCTTAAGTTCTTACTATACTACTTGCATCCTTTTCTGCAGCGACAGCAGCTCAACTATGGAATTTACGTCATTCACCAG GCGGGAAACTACACTTTCAACAGGGCCAAGCTGATGAATGTGGGTTTCCGGGAGGCCATGAAGGAGGAAGACTGGGACTGTCTCTTCTTCCACGATGTGGACCTCATTCCAGAGGACGACCGCAACACATACATCTGCGATTCCAACCCCAAGCACGCAGCCATCGCCATGGACAAGTTTGGCTACAA GCTTCCGTACAAGATGTACTTTGGAGGAGTGTCAGCTCTGACGCCACTGCACTACCTCAAGATGAACGGCTTTCCCAACAACTACTGGGGCTGGGGGGGCGAGGACGACGATATTGGAGTCAG AGTGACTCTGGGGGGGATGTATATCACTCGTCCATCCCTGAAGGTCGGCCGTTACAAGATGATTAAACATAAGTTGGACAAAGGCAATGACGTGAACCCAAAAAG GTTCAATATGCTGGCCAAGACGCGTCAGACCTGGAAGTTTGATGGGATGAACACAGCTGAATATGAGACAATCTCACGGCAATACATGCCCCTCTACACCAACATCACTGTCAACATTGGCACTGAGGCCGGCCTACATCCACCGCCACCTCCACCAACACCACATGCCAAAGTTGCAGGAAAACTTGCAGTCAAAGCACCTGCCGAAGTCCCAGCAAAAGGCTCAGCCAAACCCCCTGCCAAACTCAAAGAGGGCGACTCAGAGAAAAAGTCTACCCTAAGAGACCGTTAA